From Pseudomonas vanderleydeniana, the proteins below share one genomic window:
- a CDS encoding HNH endonuclease: MAKGWSNEELLASLEAYRVMAQKQEAGISYSKKQVYEELAARFDRTAKAFEYRMQNISAVFDELGLPWILGLKPAVNVGSDMKIRLVQLIQGITPEEGLQAGNVEDSTNWEKALAAVIQLGGIASRSQVEEWIRAREPGYNANSLSDLYMMSVNARARTGYPQNKKPRRTDQGNRYDRLFKVGKGTFGIYDPAQHGVWEIYPDASSGSRFGVSVRRVTSPIEEALAHAEEDAEHTTGFDPADVADARKRITANIVRRRGQPAFRKALLEAYSGACAITGCNLPDVLEAAHIHPYKGDHTNVVPNGLLLRADIHTLFDLGLIAIESETMVVRVAPKLKDTEYGKLEGSPLRPPKQITHQVSPEALDWHWSQCGWCE; encoded by the coding sequence ATGGCAAAGGGCTGGAGCAACGAAGAGCTTCTCGCATCGCTAGAGGCTTACCGCGTGATGGCACAGAAGCAAGAAGCCGGAATTAGCTACTCCAAGAAGCAGGTGTATGAAGAGCTGGCCGCTCGATTTGATCGCACCGCAAAGGCATTCGAATACCGCATGCAGAACATTTCAGCCGTGTTCGATGAGCTGGGGTTGCCGTGGATACTAGGCCTGAAGCCTGCGGTGAATGTGGGCTCTGACATGAAGATTCGGTTGGTCCAACTCATTCAAGGCATCACACCTGAAGAAGGCCTGCAAGCAGGCAACGTTGAAGACAGTACCAATTGGGAGAAAGCCCTTGCTGCTGTCATCCAATTGGGGGGCATCGCCAGTCGGAGTCAGGTCGAAGAGTGGATCCGCGCTCGTGAGCCCGGATACAACGCCAACAGCCTGTCAGACCTCTACATGATGTCCGTTAACGCCCGGGCACGAACGGGCTACCCGCAAAACAAAAAGCCCCGAAGAACTGACCAGGGCAACCGCTACGACAGGCTGTTCAAAGTCGGCAAAGGCACCTTTGGCATTTACGATCCGGCTCAACATGGCGTATGGGAAATCTACCCCGATGCTTCATCGGGCAGCCGATTTGGCGTCTCTGTTCGCCGGGTGACGAGCCCAATCGAAGAAGCGCTAGCGCACGCAGAAGAAGATGCCGAACACACCACGGGATTCGATCCCGCAGACGTAGCCGACGCAAGAAAGCGCATCACCGCCAACATCGTGCGCCGCCGAGGACAACCCGCTTTCCGAAAAGCACTATTAGAGGCTTACAGCGGCGCTTGCGCCATTACCGGCTGCAACCTGCCCGATGTCCTTGAAGCCGCGCATATCCACCCCTACAAGGGCGACCACACAAACGTCGTACCCAACGGGTTGCTGCTGCGCGCAGACATTCACACCCTGTTCGATCTCGGACTGATCGCCATCGAATCCGAGACGATGGTCGTGCGGGTGGCTCCCAAACTGAAAGATACCGAGTACGGAAAGCTGGAGGGATCCCCGCTTCGCCCCCCGAAACAAATAACCCACCAAGTGAGCCCTGAGGCCTTGGATTGGCACTGGAGCCAATGTGGCTGGTGCGAATGA
- a CDS encoding DNA cytosine methyltransferase, whose protein sequence is MKQNENFPPFPSFDQPLQFADLFAGCGGLSLGLSLAGLNGVFAVERDKMAFSTLSTNLIEREDVPVERFAWPKWLERQAWGIDDILDKHGSDLASLRGQIQVLAGGPPCQGFSFAGRRVESDPRNKLFEKYVEMVSAIQPAAIVLENVPGMKVAHSAKKWKELGLLVKPRSYYEKLVESLDSIGYSVLGKIVDSSRFGVPQKRPRLIVIGLRKDLACHLVGGMERAFDLLEASRLKQLQDLNLPNEVYAVDAISDLELSDKGTTACEDPESPKGFQEIVYKGPLTPFQRLMHEGCSGTPDSLRLARHRPAVKARFQEIINDDECTKGVRMSAKVREKYELKKHRIYPMQAGAPAPTITTLPDDVLHYKEPRILTVRESARLQSFPDWYQFKGKFTTGGAQRTKECPRYTQVGNAVPPYLARAIGMAIQAMLEETVALAQKPAELEQEKTIAIA, encoded by the coding sequence ATGAAGCAAAACGAGAATTTCCCCCCTTTTCCATCCTTCGACCAGCCCCTACAGTTTGCAGACCTGTTTGCAGGGTGCGGAGGGCTGTCCCTTGGGCTTTCCCTAGCTGGACTCAATGGCGTTTTCGCAGTAGAACGCGACAAAATGGCATTTTCGACATTGTCGACAAACCTGATCGAGCGGGAAGATGTTCCAGTGGAGCGATTCGCCTGGCCTAAATGGCTAGAGAGGCAAGCCTGGGGAATCGACGACATTCTGGACAAGCATGGCTCCGACCTGGCATCCCTGCGAGGACAGATACAGGTACTGGCAGGAGGACCTCCTTGCCAAGGATTTAGTTTCGCAGGTCGTCGAGTAGAGTCCGACCCTCGTAATAAGCTGTTTGAAAAATACGTTGAGATGGTCAGTGCTATCCAGCCTGCTGCAATTGTCCTGGAGAATGTGCCAGGGATGAAAGTAGCCCATTCTGCGAAGAAATGGAAAGAGCTTGGACTACTGGTGAAGCCACGGTCTTACTATGAAAAATTAGTAGAAAGCCTGGATAGCATCGGCTATAGCGTCCTTGGAAAAATTGTCGACTCCTCTCGCTTTGGCGTTCCTCAAAAACGTCCGCGCTTGATCGTGATTGGTCTTCGAAAAGATTTGGCTTGTCATCTCGTAGGTGGCATGGAGAGAGCGTTTGACCTACTGGAAGCATCTCGACTGAAGCAACTTCAGGACTTGAATCTTCCAAATGAAGTTTATGCCGTGGATGCTATTTCGGATTTAGAGCTGAGTGACAAGGGTACCACTGCCTGCGAAGACCCTGAATCACCAAAGGGTTTTCAGGAGATTGTCTATAAAGGCCCTCTTACACCATTTCAGAGGTTGATGCACGAAGGCTGTAGCGGTACCCCCGACAGCTTGCGCCTAGCGAGGCATAGGCCCGCGGTTAAGGCTCGATTCCAAGAAATCATCAACGATGATGAATGCACCAAGGGTGTGCGGATGAGTGCCAAGGTTCGTGAAAAATACGAGCTAAAGAAGCACCGCATATACCCAATGCAAGCAGGTGCCCCTGCCCCTACGATCACCACGTTGCCGGATGATGTTCTTCATTATAAAGAACCTAGGATACTGACTGTCAGAGAGTCTGCACGCCTCCAGTCGTTCCCTGATTGGTATCAGTTCAAGGGCAAGTTCACCACCGGTGGTGCCCAAAGAACAAAAGAGTGCCCGCGCTACACCCAAGTAGGTAATGCTGTACCACCTTATCTAGCACGCGCCATTGGGATGGCAATTCAAGCGATGCTGGAGGAAACTGTTGCACTAGCCCAAAAGCCAGCAGAGCTTGAGCAGGAAAAAACGATAGCCATCGCTTAG